GCCGCTAATCCTCTTTCGGCGTCGGCGATAGTCTCCCTCCACTCCGGCGTGATTCTGCCAGAGAGAAGACGATCACCTCCGCCTTTTCGGTGCGGTGCGACTCATCTTCTCCTCCTCCAACGAGGCGCTACTCCTCCGGTGCAGCGCGACTCAGATTCGATTCAAATCGACGCTGAGTTTCGGGAGCCATGATGCAGACGTTGCCCTAGCCGCACGTATTTCTACCGCCGCCTCTCGCTGATCGATGGCCACTTCTCTGTCAACCGGATTTCGCGACAAGGGAGCCCTTAACCTTCCCCCCGTTTCTGCGAATTTTGAAAAGCCACAAACCATAAATAAGCCCAACTCTCCCACTTGGTCTTCCCCTTCATCAGGCAACGGCGCGGCGAATACTGCAAACCCTAGTGTGGCTGGAAACGCTAGGATTTCTTATGCGAACGCCACTGTGAAGCGACCTGTTAAGCGGCCGGATTTAGCATCCCATGTGTTTCACGATTTGAGGAGGTTAAAGCTTTTGAGCACGCGTTGACAGGACGTCTCCTGCTGGGGAAAGGCGATAAGCCACGTTCAACTATGGATTTGAAGTCGGAGCTTCAACAACTTTGGGGTATAGCTTCTGCTTGGCAATTGATTCCGTTGGGAAAGGGCTATTATACACTCCGATTTACTATGGCGACTGATAAAGCTATAGCGAAGGAGAAGGCGATCTGGAAACTCTCGAAGGGGAATCTTCGGCTCCGGGAGTGGACTTGCAATTTTGATCCGTTCAAGAAAAACTCTCATTTGGCTAACGTGTGGGTCAGAATTCATTACCTTCCAATCGAGTACTGGAATCCACAAGTTATCTCTGGAATTGGACGTTTCTTGGGCCACCCTTTGAAGATCGATGGTGCGTCGGCAGGAAGAGATTTTGGACAGTTCGCCCGTATTCTTGTTGAAATAGATATGTCACTTCCTATCCCTAATACTATACTTATTGATATGGAGGAGTTCTCATTTCATGTGGAATTTGTTTTCGAAAATCTTTCCCTTTATTGTGGTCGTTGCAAGATTACGGGACATTCTCCCAATGGATGCCGCAAGAACAAATCGGTGGCGCCGGGGGAGGCGAAGGATACGAATACGGCGCTGCCGAAGCAGCCGCAGCCGATTATCCAAAAATCCCAGCCACAGCCGGTGCTTGAGTGGCAGCAGGTCGGTGGAAAGCAGCAGGTTGGGAATGAGCCGGTAGAGGCTGAATCGGATCAGGTTGGGTCCAAGATTAGTGAACCGAAGAAGTTGTTGGGGAACTCTTTTGGATCCTTGGTGGCAGAAGATGTTGAGGAGGAAGACTTGGAGGTGGTAGATGAGGATATTGATGGGGAGTCTACAGAGGGACGCCTGGCTGCGAGTCCCATGAAGGATTTTGAGGGGCGTAATGATGACTTCGACTGTGAGGCCAGCGGCTTACAGAAGAAAGAGTTAGCCCTTGCGAACGCTATCAGAGCACAACGTCTGGAGCGTGAGCTGGAGAAAGAGCCAAACTCTTTGGCGTAGCCGGCTGGGGCGAACACAGAGACTGATTCTCCTATTCTTCCGGGAGCGAATGGAGGAGCTGTGGTAGAGCAGCAATCGGTAGTTAGGGCAGAAGATTCAGCGACCCAGTGGGTTATTTCTCCGATTGATTTTGAGAAGCAGTCCAATCCTACTCCGGATGAGATGGCGAGTCGTATaattaggttagaggagcaggttaatcaggggatacagttgctctcggagcagaagcgcggacgtggtcgtccaaagggctcggtaaagggacgagagcctgtacatgcaattccggaaggttgtattaaaagtcgtctcaggaatgcggaagaaatgggttACAAGCCGAGGGAATTTGTGGTTGACCTCACCAATAGGCCcagtatgattgcaatgaataatgttgTCCATGGGCGTTGGTCGAATGACATGGATGATTATCCTGAGTTTCAGTATTAAGTTACTTAgtttttccttctcttttcaaGTTTTGTGCCCTTAGTTTGCGTCTTTGTGCCTTCAAGAGatgttttttcttctttttcttttttaataaatctcaatttaataataaatatgtctttttattttttattttttgcaaatATCCACCCTACCTTATTAATTCGTCCAATACAAATACTAATTAAATTGAGTTAACTTTTGAGATagtcatattgagcaatgaaactcaatatttgacCTCTCAtctaaaaaaaacacaaaatttgacaTTTTTTTACGTTTCAGGACTGTAGGGTGGACCGGGTTCGGGTTTGCGCGCAGGTTGGACTTCGA
The genomic region above belongs to Salvia miltiorrhiza cultivar Shanhuang (shh) chromosome 5, IMPLAD_Smil_shh, whole genome shotgun sequence and contains:
- the LOC131025847 gene encoding uncharacterized protein LOC131025847 produces the protein MDLKSELQQLWGIASAWQLIPLGKGYYTLRFTMATDKAIAKEKAIWKLSKGNLRLREWTCNFDPFKKNSHLANVWVRIHYLPIEYWNPQVISGIGRFLGHPLKIDGASAGRDFGQFARILVEIDMSLPIPNTILIDMEEFSFHVEFVFENLSLYCGRCKITGHSPNGCRKNKSVAPGEAKDTNTALPKQPQPIIQKSQPQPVLEWQQVGGKQQVGNEPVEAESDQVGSKISEPKKLLGNSFGSLVAEDVEEEDLEVVDEDIDGESTEGRLAASPMKDFEGRNDDFDCEASGLQKKELALANAIRAQRLERELEKEPNSLA